Proteins from a single region of Streptococcus oralis:
- the rlmN gene encoding 23S rRNA (adenine(2503)-C(2))-methyltransferase RlmN: MKPSIYSLTRQTMQEWVLEQGEKKFRADQIWEWLYRKRVQSFEEMTNLSKDLIAKLNDQFVVNPLKQRIVQESADGTVKYLFELPDGMLIETVLMRQHYGLSVCVTTQVGCNIGCTFCASGLIKKQRDLNNGEIVAQIMLVQKYFDERGQDERVSHIVVMGIGEPFDNYNNVLNFVRTINDDKGMAIGARHITVSTSGLAHKIRDFANEGVQVNLAVSLHAPNNDLRSSIMKINRAFPIEKLFAAIEYYIETTNRRVTFEYIMLNEVNDGVEQALELAELLKNIKKLSYVNLIPYNPVSEHDQYSRSPKERVMAFYDTLKKKGVNCVVRQEHGTDIDAACGQLRSNTMKRDRQKAVAAVNP, from the coding sequence ATGAAACCGTCTATTTATAGTTTAACACGTCAAACCATGCAAGAATGGGTTTTAGAACAAGGAGAAAAGAAATTCCGAGCAGATCAAATCTGGGAATGGCTCTACCGTAAACGTGTCCAGTCGTTTGAAGAAATGACCAACCTTTCCAAGGATTTGATTGCCAAACTCAATGACCAGTTTGTGGTCAATCCTTTGAAACAACGGATTGTACAAGAGTCAGCTGACGGTACTGTTAAGTATCTTTTCGAGTTGCCAGATGGCATGTTGATTGAGACAGTACTCATGCGTCAACACTACGGTTTGTCAGTCTGTGTGACCACTCAGGTCGGCTGTAATATTGGTTGTACTTTCTGTGCATCAGGCTTGATCAAGAAACAACGTGACCTTAATAACGGTGAAATTGTAGCGCAGATTATGCTAGTTCAGAAATACTTTGATGAGCGTGGTCAGGATGAGCGTGTCAGTCATATCGTTGTTATGGGAATTGGTGAACCATTTGATAACTACAACAATGTATTGAATTTCGTTCGTACCATCAATGATGACAAGGGGATGGCTATCGGTGCTCGTCACATCACAGTTTCAACTTCAGGTTTGGCCCATAAAATTCGTGACTTTGCTAATGAAGGCGTACAGGTTAATCTCGCTGTTTCCCTTCACGCACCAAACAATGATCTTCGTTCAAGCATCATGAAAATTAACCGTGCCTTTCCGATTGAAAAACTCTTTGCTGCTATTGAGTACTATATCGAAACAACCAATCGCCGTGTGACCTTTGAATACATCATGCTCAATGAAGTCAACGACGGTGTTGAACAAGCCTTGGAGCTGGCGGAATTGCTCAAAAATATCAAGAAATTGTCTTATGTAAACTTGATTCCCTATAACCCAGTTAGTGAACATGACCAATATAGCCGTAGTCCTAAAGAGCGCGTGATGGCCTTCTACGATACCCTCAAGAAAAAAGGGGTCAACTGTGTTGTTCGTCAAGAACATGGTACAGACATTGATGCAGCTTGTGGACAATTACGCTCCAATACAATGAAACGTGATCGCCAGAAGGCAGTCGCAGCGGTAAATCCATAA
- a CDS encoding VanZ family protein, producing the protein MTRKRELILRLGVAVYGLCIVCFCFTPQPQLPIGVETPGIQTFGRLVFLLTPLNSLWNLGEVTSLGQVLWIFLQNILNVFLLFPLVFQLIYLCPNLRQTKKIILLSFLLSLGIECTQLVLDFLFDFNRVFEIDDLWTNTLGGYLAWVLYKGLHKNKIRN; encoded by the coding sequence ATGACTAGAAAAAGAGAATTAATCTTAAGATTGGGAGTGGCTGTTTACGGCCTATGCATTGTCTGTTTTTGCTTTACTCCCCAGCCTCAACTTCCTATAGGAGTGGAAACTCCAGGTATTCAAACTTTTGGACGCCTGGTTTTTCTTTTAACTCCCTTAAACTCCCTTTGGAATCTGGGTGAAGTGACTAGTTTGGGACAAGTCCTTTGGATCTTTTTGCAGAACATTTTAAATGTCTTCTTGCTTTTCCCACTAGTCTTTCAACTGATTTATCTCTGTCCAAATTTACGACAAACGAAAAAAATCATCCTTCTCAGTTTTCTACTGAGTCTAGGAATTGAGTGCACGCAACTAGTTTTAGATTTTTTATTCGACTTTAATCGGGTCTTTGAGATTGATGATTTGTGGACCAATACCCTGGGAGGCTATCTGGCTTGGGTCCTCTATAAAGGACTGCATAAAAACAAGATAAGGAATTAG
- a CDS encoding ABC-F family ATP-binding cassette domain-containing protein, with amino-acid sequence MSILEVKNLSHGFGDRAIFEDVSFRLLKGEHIGLVGANGEGKSTFMSIVTGKMLPDEGKVEWSKYVTAGYLDQHAVLKEGQTVRDVLRTAFDELFKAEARINDLYMEMAEDGADIDALMEEVGELQDRLESRDFYTLDAKIDEVARALGVMDYGMDTDVTALSGGQRTKVLLAKLLLEKPDILLLDEPTNYLDAEHIDWLKRYLQNYENAFVLISHDIPFINDVINIVYHVENQQLTRYSGDYYQFQEVYAMKKSQLEAAYERQQKEIADLKDFVARNKARVATRNMAMSRQKKLDKMDIIELQSEKPKPSFDFKPARTPGRFIFQAKDLQIGYDRPLTKPLNLTFERNQKVAIIGANGIGKTTLLKSLLGIIPPIAGEVERGDYLELGYFEQEVEGGNRQTPLEAVWNAFPALNQAEVRAALARCGLTTKHIESQIQVLSGGEQAKVRFCLLMNRENNVLVLDEPTNHLDVDAKDELKRALKEYKGSILMVCHEPDFYEGWMDQIWDFNKLT; translated from the coding sequence ATGAGTATTTTAGAAGTTAAAAATTTGAGTCACGGTTTTGGTGACCGTGCAATTTTTGAAGATGTGTCTTTCCGTCTCCTAAAGGGAGAACATATCGGTCTAGTCGGTGCCAATGGTGAAGGGAAATCAACCTTTATGAGCATCGTGACTGGTAAGATGTTACCAGATGAAGGGAAGGTGGAGTGGTCTAAGTATGTGACTGCTGGCTACCTGGATCAGCATGCTGTGCTAAAGGAAGGCCAAACTGTGCGTGATGTTTTGCGGACAGCCTTTGATGAGCTATTTAAAGCAGAAGCTCGTATCAATGACCTCTATATGGAAATGGCTGAAGACGGAGCGGATATTGACGCGCTCATGGAAGAAGTTGGCGAACTCCAAGACCGTTTGGAGAGTCGTGATTTTTATACTTTAGATGCTAAGATTGATGAAGTGGCGCGTGCTCTCGGTGTTATGGACTATGGCATGGATACGGATGTAACAGCCTTGTCAGGTGGACAAAGAACCAAGGTACTTTTGGCCAAACTGCTTCTTGAAAAGCCCGATATCTTGTTGCTTGACGAGCCAACCAACTACTTAGATGCTGAACACATTGACTGGCTCAAGCGTTATCTCCAAAACTATGAGAATGCCTTTGTCCTTATCTCGCATGATATTCCTTTCATCAACGACGTAATCAATATCGTCTATCATGTGGAAAATCAACAGTTGACGCGTTACTCTGGTGACTATTACCAGTTCCAAGAAGTCTATGCTATGAAGAAATCTCAACTGGAAGCAGCCTATGAACGTCAACAGAAAGAGATTGCCGACCTCAAGGATTTTGTGGCTCGAAACAAAGCGCGTGTTGCAACGCGTAATATGGCCATGTCCCGGCAAAAGAAACTCGACAAGATGGATATCATTGAACTCCAAAGCGAGAAACCAAAGCCGTCCTTTGATTTCAAACCAGCTCGTACACCAGGGCGCTTTATCTTCCAAGCCAAGGACTTGCAGATTGGTTATGACCGTCCACTTACCAAACCCTTAAATCTTACTTTTGAACGCAATCAAAAGGTTGCCATTATTGGAGCCAATGGTATTGGGAAAACAACACTCTTGAAGAGTCTCTTGGGCATTATTCCACCAATCGCTGGAGAAGTAGAACGCGGTGATTACCTAGAACTTGGTTATTTTGAGCAAGAAGTAGAAGGTGGAAATCGTCAAACACCACTAGAGGCTGTCTGGAATGCCTTTCCAGCCCTTAACCAAGCAGAAGTCCGTGCAGCCCTTGCTCGTTGTGGCTTGACAACTAAGCACATCGAAAGTCAGATTCAGGTCTTGTCAGGTGGGGAACAGGCCAAGGTGCGTTTCTGTCTCTTGATGAACCGTGAAAACAACGTTTTAGTGCTGGATGAGCCGACCAATCACTTGGATGTAGATGCCAAGGATGAACTCAAACGGGCGCTTAAAGAATACAAAGGAAGCATTCTTATGGTTTGCCACGAACCAGACTTCTATGAAGGCTGGATGGACCAAATCTGGGACTTTAACAAGCTAACTTAA
- a CDS encoding zinc-ribbon domain-containing protein, with the protein MILFWGSKGYQKDLGHTQTAIECGHCNNVDTWEIVETGRKFTLYWIPLFPYGKSYFVSCPICHYGKEIEKSEVESYLNY; encoded by the coding sequence ATGATTTTATTTTGGGGTTCTAAAGGTTATCAGAAAGATTTGGGACATACGCAAACAGCGATCGAATGTGGTCATTGTAACAATGTCGACACTTGGGAGATCGTAGAAACTGGGCGCAAGTTCACCCTTTACTGGATTCCACTTTTCCCTTATGGTAAAAGTTACTTCGTTTCTTGTCCGATTTGCCACTACGGTAAAGAAATTGAGAAATCTGAAGTTGAAAGCTATTTAAATTACTAG
- a CDS encoding peptidylprolyl isomerase → MKKLAALLLLSTVALAGCTSIQRGLRGDEYVDSSISAEESSKAAAQAAKDLNDALTNENANFPQLSKEVAEDEAEVILHTNQGDIRIKLFPKLAPLAVENFLTHAKEGYYNGITFHRVIDGFMVQTGDPKGDGTGGQSIWHDKDKTKDKGTGFKNEISPYLYNIRGALAMANTGQPNTNGSQFFINQNSTDISAKLPTSKYPKKIIEAYKEGGNPSLDGKHPVFGQVIDGMDVVDKIAKAEKDEKDKPTSAITIDSIEVVKDYDFSKK, encoded by the coding sequence ATGAAAAAACTAGCAGCCCTTCTTTTACTATCCACTGTAGCCCTTGCTGGATGTACTAGTATCCAACGTGGTCTCCGTGGTGATGAATATGTCGACTCCAGCATCTCTGCTGAAGAAAGCTCAAAAGCAGCTGCTCAGGCTGCCAAAGATTTGAATGACGCTTTAACCAATGAAAATGCCAACTTCCCTCAACTTTCTAAAGAAGTTGCTGAAGATGAAGCTGAGGTCATTTTACACACAAATCAAGGCGATATCCGCATCAAACTCTTTCCAAAACTAGCACCTCTAGCAGTTGAAAACTTCCTCACTCATGCCAAAGAAGGCTACTATAACGGCATCACCTTCCACCGTGTCATCGATGGCTTTATGGTCCAAACTGGAGATCCTAAGGGAGATGGTACAGGTGGCCAATCTATCTGGCATGATAAGGATAAAACGAAGGATAAGGGAACTGGTTTCAAAAATGAAATCTCCCCTTACCTATACAATATCCGAGGAGCCCTTGCTATGGCTAACACTGGTCAACCAAACACCAACGGTAGCCAGTTCTTCATCAACCAAAATTCAACAGATATTTCAGCTAAACTTCCTACCAGCAAGTATCCAAAGAAAATCATCGAAGCCTATAAAGAAGGTGGAAATCCAAGTCTAGATGGCAAACACCCTGTCTTTGGTCAAGTCATCGATGGCATGGATGTTGTTGACAAGATTGCCAAGGCTGAAAAAGATGAGAAAGACAAACCAACGTCTGCTATCACCATTGATAGTATCGAAGTGGTGAAAGACTACGACTTCAGTAAAAAATAA